In Streptomyces sp. RFCAC02, the following proteins share a genomic window:
- a CDS encoding CHAT domain-containing protein, translated as MTDTERDRCVAFVLDRVERFAAEGDAAVLTDPGVNGAVQRLAGLADLTTDMTARHALGWFFVCRSAAAVPPRAEVDGACAGMLLHPVWVADPGAVPEELADGYAAAPGPRPDPAGADGPGEWSALCAAGVLAADERPDGTGPPRSPATPPGIVDLAGFLRATGRTPADHLVSALAAGELALLATPADSPHHATCLADLAVALDACGEHWGDPAAREAAVLLARRAADLDPDAVVGLHNLGVRHRARHEETHDPHALDLAIGLAREVIARADERHPGHGGFLAALADALRLRIRREGGAPGDHDEVVDLYRRAAPRDPNGPGPAGHNLGSALLHRHTRTGDPADLAEAVTVLEQALDATATTAPRDRSVRASLLSTLGVTLRTRYGRSGDPGDLDAAVARSREALAALPGEPTVRTVSCLVHPALTLRARADRDGGTADLDEAVGLLRRATAVLGPGHPERPVVLDNLGMTLSTRHRRTGDTDDLAGAIEALREAVAATAPGHPELATRLINLGGALMDRHQLTGDTADLREAHACRRRATEVPGHDAAGRAVTFGAAGLAALHLAERTGDPRLADEAVDALDRALALTPADDPLLPQRRINLAIALRARSTVPGHRRDIRRARALAEAALDALPPGSPRRPSCAVLVAEIRLAGLGPWLWPPALEAAIALQREAVMATPADDPARARRLATLGDYQETAHSYLTALADAAATAGPNRLVRAVGRVARRAVGLLPNEAAVTYRSAALAEHGTPADRLAAAWRWGLVRAESGTWGEAVEAFTVAVDQLPALSPRRLARDDQEHLLGGMVGLGAQAAACAVRLGDPARAVRLLEQARGVLLAQTFEADSDLTSLRARDPALADRFTALRDTLDGLTDTDTDARHDAAGAWERLLTGIRTAHPDLRMFRPVGEWDDAELRAVASDGPVVLIVTSAWGSSALVVTPGGVTAVPLPDLTPEAAERRTRDCHAALARLARPRRGRAATVVAARTVRDTLAWLWTAVTGPVLDHLGMAPVAPGAPWPRIWWSPGNALAALPLHAAEDGTVPGALDRVVSSYTPTLRALRHARDRTARRAAQPGPRPRLLVVAVPDAAGLPALPGVEEEAAWLKDLLPATSVITGAAATSTAVEAALPEHAYVHFACHAHADPFRPGAGRLVLTDHATRPLTVHAVSRLRLPSAALAYLSACDTHRTSAELADEAVHIASAFQMAGYPHVVGSLWQLPDTTGARVARAVYADLAAPDGTLATARTAEALHTALRAVRAGAPAAQALWAPLIHVGP; from the coding sequence ATGACGGACACGGAGCGGGACCGGTGTGTCGCGTTCGTCCTCGACCGGGTCGAGCGGTTCGCCGCGGAGGGGGACGCGGCGGTCCTCACCGACCCCGGGGTGAACGGCGCGGTGCAGCGGTTGGCCGGACTGGCCGACCTCACCACCGACATGACGGCCCGCCACGCGCTGGGCTGGTTCTTCGTCTGCCGCTCCGCCGCCGCCGTCCCGCCGCGCGCCGAGGTCGACGGCGCGTGCGCCGGAATGCTGCTGCACCCGGTGTGGGTGGCCGACCCGGGCGCCGTCCCCGAGGAACTGGCCGACGGGTACGCGGCCGCCCCGGGGCCGCGCCCGGACCCGGCGGGTGCCGACGGTCCGGGCGAGTGGTCGGCCCTGTGCGCCGCCGGCGTCCTGGCCGCGGACGAGCGGCCGGACGGCACCGGCCCGCCGCGCTCGCCCGCGACCCCGCCGGGCATCGTGGACCTCGCCGGCTTCCTCCGCGCCACCGGCCGCACGCCCGCGGACCACCTCGTCTCCGCCCTCGCCGCCGGTGAACTCGCCCTCCTCGCCACACCGGCGGACAGCCCCCACCACGCCACCTGCCTGGCCGACCTGGCGGTGGCCCTCGACGCCTGCGGGGAGCACTGGGGCGACCCGGCGGCCCGGGAAGCCGCCGTTCTCCTCGCCCGCCGGGCCGCCGACCTCGACCCCGACGCCGTCGTCGGCCTCCACAACCTCGGCGTGCGCCACCGCGCGCGTCACGAGGAGACCCACGACCCCCATGCCCTCGACCTGGCGATCGGGCTGGCCCGCGAGGTCATCGCCCGCGCGGACGAACGCCACCCCGGACACGGCGGCTTCCTGGCCGCCCTCGCCGACGCGCTCCGGCTCCGTATCCGCCGCGAGGGCGGCGCCCCGGGCGACCACGACGAGGTCGTGGACCTCTACCGCCGCGCCGCGCCCCGCGACCCGAACGGCCCGGGACCCGCCGGGCACAACCTCGGCAGCGCCCTGCTGCACCGGCACACCCGCACCGGCGACCCCGCCGACCTCGCCGAGGCCGTCACCGTCCTCGAACAGGCCCTGGACGCCACCGCGACCACCGCGCCACGGGACCGTTCGGTACGGGCCTCCCTCCTCAGCACCCTCGGCGTCACGCTGCGCACCCGCTACGGCCGTTCCGGTGACCCCGGAGACCTCGACGCGGCCGTCGCCCGGTCGCGCGAGGCCCTCGCCGCCCTTCCCGGTGAACCGACCGTGCGCACCGTGAGCTGCCTCGTCCACCCGGCGCTCACCCTCCGTGCCCGCGCCGACCGGGACGGCGGCACGGCCGACCTGGACGAGGCCGTCGGCCTGCTGCGCCGCGCCACGGCCGTTCTCGGCCCGGGGCACCCCGAGCGCCCGGTCGTCCTGGACAACCTGGGCATGACCCTCTCGACCCGCCACCGGCGCACCGGCGACACCGACGACCTGGCCGGGGCGATCGAAGCGCTGCGGGAGGCCGTCGCCGCCACCGCGCCGGGCCACCCCGAGCTGGCCACGCGCCTCATCAACCTGGGCGGCGCCCTCATGGACCGCCACCAGCTCACCGGCGACACGGCCGACCTCCGCGAGGCGCACGCCTGCCGCCGGCGGGCCACCGAGGTGCCGGGCCATGACGCGGCGGGCCGCGCCGTCACGTTCGGCGCGGCCGGGCTGGCGGCCCTGCACCTCGCGGAACGCACGGGCGACCCCCGGCTCGCCGACGAGGCGGTGGACGCCCTCGACCGCGCCCTCGCCCTGACGCCCGCCGACGACCCGCTGCTGCCCCAGCGCCGCATCAACCTCGCCATCGCGCTGCGCGCCCGCTCCACCGTGCCGGGGCACCGACGCGACATCCGCCGCGCCCGTGCCCTCGCCGAGGCTGCGCTCGACGCCCTGCCGCCCGGCTCCCCCCGCAGGCCGTCCTGCGCGGTCCTCGTCGCGGAGATCCGCCTCGCCGGTCTCGGGCCGTGGCTCTGGCCGCCCGCCCTGGAGGCGGCCATCGCGCTCCAGCGCGAGGCCGTGATGGCGACCCCGGCGGACGACCCGGCACGCGCCCGCCGGCTCGCCACGCTCGGCGACTACCAGGAGACGGCCCACTCCTACCTCACCGCCCTGGCGGACGCCGCGGCGACCGCCGGACCGAACCGCCTCGTACGGGCGGTGGGACGCGTCGCACGCCGCGCCGTGGGGCTGCTGCCGAACGAGGCGGCCGTCACCTACCGCTCCGCCGCGCTCGCCGAGCACGGAACACCGGCCGACCGGCTCGCGGCGGCGTGGAGATGGGGTCTCGTCCGGGCGGAGAGCGGCACATGGGGCGAGGCCGTCGAAGCGTTCACCGTGGCCGTGGACCAGTTGCCCGCCCTGTCGCCGCGCCGCCTCGCCCGCGACGACCAGGAACACCTCCTCGGCGGCATGGTCGGCCTCGGCGCGCAGGCGGCCGCCTGCGCGGTGCGCCTGGGTGACCCCGCCCGCGCCGTCCGGCTCCTCGAACAGGCCAGGGGCGTCCTGCTCGCCCAGACCTTCGAGGCGGACAGCGATCTGACGAGCCTCCGCGCCCGCGACCCGGCCCTCGCCGACCGCTTCACCGCCCTGCGGGACACCCTCGACGGCCTCACGGACACGGACACCGACGCGCGCCACGACGCGGCCGGCGCCTGGGAGCGGCTCCTCACCGGCATCAGGACGGCCCATCCCGATCTGCGGATGTTCCGGCCGGTGGGGGAGTGGGACGACGCCGAGCTGCGCGCGGTGGCGTCGGACGGTCCCGTCGTCCTGATCGTCACCTCGGCGTGGGGCAGCTCCGCGCTCGTCGTGACCCCCGGTGGCGTGACGGCCGTTCCGCTGCCCGACCTCACACCTGAGGCCGCGGAACGCCGCACCCGCGACTGCCACGCCGCGCTGGCCCGCCTCGCCCGGCCCCGCCGCGGCCGGGCGGCCACCGTCGTGGCGGCCCGGACCGTGCGGGACACCCTCGCGTGGCTGTGGACCGCGGTCACAGGCCCCGTCCTCGACCACCTCGGCATGGCGCCGGTCGCTCCCGGAGCGCCATGGCCCCGGATCTGGTGGTCACCCGGCAACGCCCTCGCCGCGCTGCCCCTGCACGCCGCGGAGGACGGCACGGTGCCCGGCGCGCTCGACCGGGTGGTCTCCTCCTACACGCCCACCCTGCGCGCCCTGCGCCACGCGCGGGACCGTACGGCCCGCCGCGCCGCACAGCCGGGACCGCGGCCCCGTCTGCTCGTCGTGGCCGTCCCGGACGCCGCGGGGCTCCCCGCACTGCCCGGCGTCGAGGAGGAGGCCGCCTGGCTCAAGGACCTTCTCCCCGCCACCAGCGTCATCACCGGCGCCGCCGCCACGAGCACCGCCGTGGAGGCGGCGCTGCCGGAGCACGCCTACGTCCACTTCGCCTGCCACGCCCACGCCGACCCGTTCCGTCCGGGCGCCGGGCGGCTCGTCCTCACCGACCACGCGACACGCCCCCTCACCGTCCACGCGGTGTCACGGCTCCGTCTGCCGTCCGCCGCGCTCGCCTACCTGTCGGCCTGCGACACGCACCGCACCAGCGCCGAACTGGCCGACGAGGCGGTCCACATCGCCAGCGCCTTCCAGATGGCGGGCTATCCGCACGTGGTCGGCTCGCTGTGGCAGCTCCCCGACACGACCGGCGCGCGCGTCGCACGGGCCGTCTACGCGGACCTCGCCGCGCCCGACGGCACCCTCGCGACCGCGCGGACGGCCGAGGCGCTGCACACGGCGCTGCGCGCGGTCCGCGCCGGGGCTCCTGCGGCCCAGGCGCTGTGGGCGCCGCTGATCCACGTGGGACCCTGA
- a CDS encoding protein kinase yields the protein MQPLRDHDPDRIADYRLIGRLGEGGMGVVYLARSSRGRTVAVKTIRAELAASPEFRRRSARETAAARRVGGDRAAPVLAADPDAPLPWVATAYVAGPTLHEVVAARYGPLPEYSVRALAAGLCRALDDIHAAGLVHRDLKPSNVLITIDGPTVIDFGIARALDDSLTGGLTTTGAVIGSPGFMSPEQVRGETLTVASDVFALGAVLAFAACGRLPFGAPDGAPHALMYRVVHESPDLAGVPEPLRGLVGHCLAKDPADRPALAELRDREELRGGTTGPWLPPELLAGLGRDAVRLLQHEDPRGPAPHVSTEARAIAAAPTAPATAPSAAPAPDRRDGRPAGERARTRGRAAEVSVILLLALFAAVSLVTAVHQISVAIGMGEMYSRYDDYTADKQAWVDVFSVLMPAQIAVGAALVVCWLIWFARLRAVAGAIAPGRLRHRPSLAVAGWLVPGVNLFVPKRIADDIWRASTPSGRRPAGARPPRAWWIAWLATFLTWPGFWFPWTLGLREDWVGLDPAAGSGEHLGLQYSFTPSAWIALVLHLTAVPAAIVTASHVHRLSAAQAAPRGH from the coding sequence GTGCAGCCGTTACGGGACCACGATCCCGACCGGATCGCCGACTACCGGCTCATCGGCCGGCTGGGCGAGGGCGGCATGGGGGTGGTCTACCTGGCCCGCTCCTCCCGGGGCCGGACCGTGGCGGTGAAGACCATCCGCGCCGAACTCGCGGCGTCCCCCGAGTTCCGCCGCCGGTCCGCCCGGGAGACCGCCGCCGCCCGGCGGGTCGGCGGCGACAGGGCGGCGCCCGTACTCGCCGCGGACCCGGACGCGCCGCTGCCCTGGGTGGCCACGGCCTACGTCGCCGGGCCGACGCTGCACGAGGTGGTTGCGGCGCGGTACGGACCGCTGCCCGAGTACTCGGTGCGCGCCCTGGCGGCCGGGCTGTGCCGAGCACTGGACGACATCCACGCCGCCGGACTCGTCCACCGCGACCTCAAGCCGTCGAACGTCCTGATCACCATCGACGGGCCCACGGTGATCGACTTCGGCATCGCCCGCGCGCTGGACGACTCCCTCACCGGTGGTCTCACCACGACCGGGGCGGTGATCGGTTCGCCCGGTTTCATGTCACCGGAGCAGGTCAGGGGCGAGACGCTCACGGTGGCCAGTGACGTCTTCGCGCTGGGCGCGGTCCTCGCCTTCGCCGCCTGCGGGCGGTTGCCGTTCGGCGCGCCCGACGGGGCACCGCATGCCCTCATGTACCGCGTGGTGCACGAGTCCCCGGACCTCGCCGGGGTGCCGGAGCCACTGCGCGGGCTGGTCGGGCACTGCCTGGCCAAGGACCCGGCGGACCGGCCGGCCCTCGCCGAACTGAGGGACCGGGAGGAACTGCGCGGCGGGACGACCGGCCCGTGGCTGCCGCCCGAACTGCTGGCGGGGCTCGGCAGGGACGCCGTACGGCTCCTCCAGCACGAAGACCCCCGCGGCCCCGCCCCGCACGTCTCCACCGAGGCCCGTGCGATCGCCGCCGCCCCCACCGCGCCGGCCACCGCGCCCTCCGCGGCGCCGGCGCCCGACCGCCGCGACGGACGGCCGGCCGGCGAACGCGCCCGTACGCGCGGGCGCGCGGCCGAGGTCTCCGTCATCCTGCTGCTCGCCCTGTTCGCCGCGGTCTCCCTGGTCACGGCGGTCCACCAGATCTCCGTCGCGATCGGCATGGGGGAGATGTACAGCCGCTACGACGACTACACCGCCGACAAGCAGGCATGGGTGGACGTCTTCTCCGTCCTGATGCCCGCGCAGATCGCCGTCGGTGCGGCGCTCGTCGTGTGCTGGCTGATCTGGTTCGCCCGGCTGCGCGCCGTCGCCGGGGCCATCGCTCCGGGGCGACTGCGTCACCGTCCGTCCCTGGCGGTGGCCGGCTGGCTCGTCCCGGGCGTCAACCTCTTCGTCCCGAAACGGATCGCCGACGACATCTGGCGGGCCTCCACCCCGTCCGGTCGGCGGCCCGCCGGCGCGAGGCCGCCGCGGGCGTGGTGGATCGCCTGGCTGGCGACCTTCCTGACCTGGCCGGGTTTCTGGTTCCCCTGGACCCTGGGGCTGCGCGAGGACTGGGTCGGTCTCGATCCGGCCGCCGGCTCCGGCGAGCACCTCGGCCTGCAGTACTCGTTCACACCGTCGGCGTGGATCGCCCTCGTTCTGCACCTGACGGCGGTCCCGGCCGCGATCGTCACGGCCTCCCACGTGCACCGGCTGTCGGCCGCGCAGGCGGCCCCGCGCGGGCACTGA
- a CDS encoding Sua5/YciO/YrdC/YwlC family protein encodes MNDAPPPRGTAGPAEVLRALGGGGAVVLPNPAPLTHVVAAAHAPAVNEAKGRPAGQPVALWAHRPDTLRTLAPVWDLSPADRAFAGRLLADEHLTVLLPLRPGAMTPPWLAPAARDGWTLLFGARWEPLRPVLDAHPVLYVSSANRTGHPPAATAAEARAMFPAAVPVLAPPRTPAPGPRSATTTVRLDPGGRLTLHRRGAQDRPYPDPDAYLRRLAADGRR; translated from the coding sequence GTGAACGACGCCCCGCCGCCCCGTGGCACCGCCGGTCCGGCGGAGGTACTGCGTGCCCTGGGCGGGGGCGGTGCCGTCGTGCTGCCCAATCCCGCGCCGCTCACCCATGTCGTCGCCGCCGCGCACGCGCCGGCCGTCAACGAGGCCAAGGGCAGGCCCGCCGGGCAGCCCGTCGCCCTGTGGGCACACCGCCCCGACACCCTGCGCACGCTCGCCCCCGTGTGGGACCTCTCCCCCGCCGACCGCGCGTTCGCCGGGCGGCTGCTGGCCGACGAGCACCTGACCGTCCTCCTGCCCCTGCGGCCGGGGGCGATGACGCCGCCCTGGCTCGCGCCCGCCGCGCGGGACGGCTGGACGCTCCTGTTCGGCGCCCGCTGGGAGCCGCTGCGGCCGGTCCTGGACGCGCACCCCGTGCTGTACGTGAGCAGCGCCAACCGCACCGGGCACCCGCCCGCCGCCACCGCGGCGGAGGCACGGGCCATGTTCCCGGCGGCCGTGCCCGTCCTCGCGCCCCCGCGCACGCCGGCGCCCGGCCCCAGGAGCGCGACGACGACCGTGCGCCTGGACCCCGGCGGCCGGCTCACCCTGCACCGCCGCGGCGCCCAGGACCGCCCGTACCCGGACCCGGACGCCTACCTCCGCCGCCTCGCCGCCGACGGCCGTCGGTAG
- the galE gene encoding UDP-glucose 4-epimerase GalE, protein MKVLISGGTGYIGSTVASACLDAGITPVLLDSGVAGRAEFAEGRAFYAGDIADGDLIDRVFAEHPDIDAVIHAAALIVVPDSVADPVGYYRANVSKSLDFVAHLLRNGCERLVFSSSASIYEPGDDLTVDEESPFAPQSPYARTKVMCEGMFADIAATQPIRVLSLRYFNPIGADPKMRTGLQARRPSHALGKMIQAYEDGVPFEITGTDYPTRDGSGIRDYVHVWDLAGAHVAALQAFDRVLPGRHGSTAINIGTGTGTTVRELANAFNSVADKPIEVIESGRRPGDVVGAYTRTDRARDLLGWEARFTVAEGIRHSLEWAALRAERLDG, encoded by the coding sequence GTGAAGGTCCTCATCAGCGGCGGTACCGGCTACATCGGGAGCACGGTCGCCTCCGCCTGTCTGGACGCGGGGATCACCCCGGTGCTGCTCGACAGCGGGGTGGCCGGCCGGGCCGAGTTCGCCGAGGGGCGCGCGTTCTACGCGGGCGACATCGCGGACGGCGACCTGATCGACCGCGTGTTCGCCGAGCACCCGGACATCGACGCCGTCATCCACGCCGCGGCCCTCATCGTCGTGCCCGATTCGGTGGCCGACCCGGTGGGCTACTACCGGGCCAACGTGAGCAAGAGCCTCGACTTCGTGGCGCACCTCCTGCGCAACGGCTGCGAACGGCTCGTCTTCAGCTCGTCGGCCTCGATCTACGAGCCGGGCGACGACCTGACCGTGGACGAGGAGTCCCCGTTCGCCCCGCAGAGCCCGTACGCCCGCACGAAGGTGATGTGCGAGGGCATGTTCGCGGACATCGCCGCCACGCAGCCGATCCGCGTGCTGTCGCTGCGCTACTTCAACCCCATCGGCGCCGACCCGAAGATGCGCACCGGCCTCCAGGCCCGGCGGCCGAGCCACGCGCTCGGGAAGATGATCCAGGCGTACGAGGACGGCGTCCCGTTCGAGATCACCGGCACCGACTACCCCACGCGGGACGGCTCCGGCATCCGCGACTACGTGCACGTGTGGGACCTGGCGGGCGCGCACGTCGCGGCGCTCCAGGCGTTCGACCGGGTCCTGCCCGGCCGCCACGGCTCCACCGCGATCAACATCGGCACCGGAACGGGCACGACCGTGCGCGAACTGGCCAATGCCTTTAACAGCGTGGCCGACAAGCCGATCGAGGTGATCGAGTCCGGACGCCGCCCGGGCGATGTCGTCGGCGCCTACACGCGGACCGACCGCGCCCGCGACCTGCTCGGCTGGGAGGCGCGGTTCACCGTCGCCGAGGGCATCCGCCACTCCCTGGAGTGGGCCGCCCTCCGCGCCGAACGCCTGGACGGCTGA
- the fabI gene encoding enoyl-ACP reductase FabI, translated as MSGLLAGKRVLVTGVLTESSIAFHTARLAQEEGAEVVLTGFGRLSLVERIAKRLPKPVPVIELDVQNGEHLAGLADKVREHLGEGVGLDGVVHSIGFAPQDALGGNFLNTEWPSVATAVEVSAYSLKSLTMALLPLLEQRGGSVVGMDFDAQVAWPKYDWMGVAKAALEATARYLARDLGEKNIRVNLVSAGPIKSMAAKSIPGFDELADVWNSRSPIGWDLSDPEPAARGVVALLSDWFPKTTGEVVHVDGGVHMMGA; from the coding sequence ATGAGCGGACTTCTCGCCGGCAAGCGCGTCCTGGTCACCGGGGTGCTCACCGAGTCCTCCATCGCCTTCCACACGGCGCGGCTCGCGCAGGAGGAGGGCGCGGAGGTCGTCCTCACCGGCTTCGGCCGGCTCAGCCTCGTCGAGCGGATCGCCAAGCGGCTGCCGAAGCCCGTTCCCGTCATCGAACTGGACGTGCAGAACGGTGAACACCTCGCCGGGCTCGCCGACAAGGTGCGCGAGCACCTGGGCGAGGGCGTCGGGCTCGACGGTGTCGTCCACTCGATCGGCTTCGCGCCGCAGGACGCGCTCGGCGGGAACTTCCTCAACACGGAGTGGCCCTCGGTCGCCACGGCCGTCGAGGTGTCGGCGTACTCCCTCAAGTCCCTGACGATGGCGCTGCTGCCGCTGCTGGAGCAGCGCGGCGGGTCGGTCGTCGGCATGGACTTCGACGCGCAGGTGGCGTGGCCCAAGTACGACTGGATGGGCGTCGCGAAGGCCGCGCTGGAGGCGACCGCCCGCTACCTGGCGCGGGACCTCGGGGAGAAGAACATCCGGGTCAACCTCGTCTCCGCCGGGCCGATCAAGTCGATGGCGGCCAAGTCCATCCCGGGCTTCGACGAGCTGGCCGACGTCTGGAACAGCCGGTCGCCCATCGGCTGGGACCTGTCCGACCCGGAGCCCGCCGCGCGGGGCGTCGTGGCGCTGCTGTCCGACTGGTTCCCGAAGACGACGGGCGAGGTCGTGCACGTGGACGGCGGCGTCCACATGATGGGCGCCTGA
- the fabG gene encoding 3-oxoacyl-[acyl-carrier-protein] reductase codes for MSRSVLVTGGNRGIGLAIARTLADAGDKVAFTYRSGEPPKELVERGCLPVRCDITDGEQVEQAYKEIEAVHGKVEGLVANAGITRDQLMLRMSEEDFDSVLQTNLTGTFRVVKAASKGMLRARRGRIVLISSVVAMMGSPGQVNYAASKAGLIGFARSAARELGSRNITCNVITPGWVDTEMSRAVSEERRAAMLSEIPLGRYAQPEEVATVVRFLLSDEATYITGAVIPVDGGLGMGH; via the coding sequence TTGAGCCGCTCGGTTCTGGTCACCGGAGGCAACCGCGGGATCGGCCTGGCCATCGCCCGCACACTGGCCGACGCGGGCGACAAGGTCGCCTTCACCTACCGTTCGGGAGAGCCGCCGAAGGAACTCGTCGAACGCGGCTGCCTCCCGGTCCGCTGCGACATCACCGACGGCGAACAGGTGGAGCAGGCGTACAAAGAGATCGAGGCCGTCCACGGCAAGGTCGAGGGGCTCGTCGCGAACGCGGGCATCACCCGCGACCAGCTCATGCTGCGCATGTCGGAGGAGGACTTCGACTCCGTCCTGCAGACCAACCTCACCGGCACCTTCCGTGTCGTGAAGGCCGCGTCCAAGGGCATGCTGCGCGCGCGGCGCGGCCGGATCGTCCTCATCTCCTCGGTCGTCGCCATGATGGGCTCGCCGGGGCAGGTCAACTACGCCGCCTCCAAGGCGGGTCTGATCGGCTTCGCGCGCTCCGCCGCCCGTGAACTGGGCTCGCGCAACATCACCTGCAACGTCATCACCCCCGGCTGGGTGGACACCGAGATGTCGCGCGCGGTCAGCGAGGAGCGCCGCGCCGCGATGCTGTCGGAGATCCCGCTCGGGCGGTACGCGCAGCCGGAGGAAGTAGCCACCGTCGTCCGCTTCCTGCTCTCCGACGAGGCCACGTACATCACTGGAGCCGTCATCCCCGTTGACGGCGGATTGGGCATGGGTCACTGA
- a CDS encoding TldD/PmbA family protein, protein MPSTIDDSFLALPCRPLADAALARARSLGADHADFRLERVRSANWLLRDARLAGSQDRTDTGYAVRVVHGGAWGFASGVDLTPDGAARAASRAVEMARLSARAGAAAGTAAPVELAPEPSHGERTWVSAYEVNPFDVPEADRVGLLADRSARLLGGRGVTHVTARLWAVQENKFYADTAGTVTTQQRVRVLPELTATSVDAATGRFDSMNTLAPPAGRGWEYLTGTGWDWDGELGRLPELLAEKMAAPSVEPGAYDLVIDPSNLFLTIHESVGHATELDRALGYEAAFAGTSFATVDRLGTLRYGSPAMNVTGDRTAEHGLATIGWDDEGVAAQSWDLVRDGVLVGYQTDRRTAALQGLGRSTGCAFADAPSHAPIQRMANVSLRPDPEGPATADLIGRVERGIWVEGRGSWSIDMQRYNFQFTAQRFWRIENGRLAGQLRDVAYQGSTPEFWGAMEAVGGPDTYVLGGTFMCGKGQPGQVAAVSHGCPSALFRGITVLNTARESGRS, encoded by the coding sequence GTGCCGAGCACCATCGACGACTCGTTCCTCGCCCTCCCCTGCCGCCCGCTCGCGGACGCCGCGCTCGCCCGCGCCCGTTCCCTGGGCGCCGACCACGCCGACTTCCGGCTGGAGCGCGTCCGCAGCGCGAACTGGCTGCTGCGGGACGCCCGTCTCGCCGGCTCGCAGGACCGCACGGACACGGGGTACGCGGTCCGCGTCGTCCACGGCGGCGCGTGGGGTTTCGCCTCGGGTGTCGACCTGACGCCGGACGGCGCGGCCCGCGCCGCGTCCCGGGCGGTGGAGATGGCACGTCTTTCGGCGCGCGCGGGCGCCGCGGCCGGCACGGCGGCGCCGGTCGAGCTGGCCCCTGAACCGTCCCACGGCGAGCGCACGTGGGTCTCGGCGTACGAGGTGAACCCGTTCGACGTGCCGGAGGCCGACCGCGTCGGCCTGCTCGCCGACCGCAGCGCGCGGCTCCTCGGCGGCCGGGGCGTGACGCACGTGACCGCGCGCCTGTGGGCGGTGCAGGAGAACAAGTTCTACGCCGACACCGCCGGCACCGTCACGACGCAGCAGCGCGTCCGCGTCCTGCCGGAGCTGACCGCGACCTCGGTGGACGCCGCGACGGGCCGCTTCGACTCGATGAACACCCTCGCCCCGCCCGCCGGGCGCGGCTGGGAGTACCTGACGGGCACCGGCTGGGACTGGGACGGCGAACTGGGCCGCCTGCCGGAGCTGCTGGCGGAGAAGATGGCCGCCCCCTCGGTGGAGCCCGGCGCGTACGACCTGGTGATCGACCCGTCGAACCTGTTCCTCACCATCCACGAGTCGGTCGGCCACGCGACGGAGCTGGACCGCGCCCTCGGGTACGAGGCGGCGTTCGCCGGCACGTCGTTCGCCACCGTGGACCGGCTCGGGACGCTGCGCTACGGCTCGCCCGCCATGAACGTGACCGGCGACCGCACGGCCGAGCACGGGCTCGCCACGATCGGCTGGGACGACGAGGGCGTGGCGGCCCAGTCGTGGGACCTGGTGCGCGACGGTGTCCTCGTCGGCTACCAGACGGACCGCCGTACGGCCGCGCTCCAGGGCCTCGGGCGGTCCACGGGCTGCGCGTTCGCCGACGCCCCGTCGCACGCGCCGATCCAGCGCATGGCGAACGTGTCGCTGCGCCCCGACCCGGAAGGCCCCGCCACGGCGGACCTGATCGGCCGGGTGGAGCGGGGCATCTGGGTGGAGGGGCGCGGCTCCTGGTCCATCGACATGCAGCGCTACAACTTCCAGTTCACGGCGCAGCGGTTCTGGCGCATCGAGAACGGCCGCCTCGCGGGGCAGCTCCGCGATGTCGCGTACCAGGGCAGCACGCCCGAATTCTGGGGCGCGATGGAGGCGGTCGGCGGCCCGGACACGTATGTGCTCGGCGGCACTTTCATGTGCGGAAAGGGACAGCCCGGACAGGTCGCGGCGGTGAGTCACGGGTGTCCCTCGGCGCTCTTCCGGGGAATCACCGTTCTCAACACCGCGCGGGAATCGGGCCGCTCGTGA